One genomic segment of Oncorhynchus mykiss isolate Arlee chromosome 10, USDA_OmykA_1.1, whole genome shotgun sequence includes these proteins:
- the LOC110534349 gene encoding uncharacterized protein LOC110534349 isoform X2, translating into MLFSQRKKLKVTLLHLFDVLSKPQVTVHDNISCSVVCSMENGREVTLSWYKGGEILNQTSSPDHNITLSIPLKVDEQNRDSYRCEATNPVSKETAVVPHSCIESDPFKVTDGDERTRDCLIIAIICVLVASGLVGLAIYLKKRRNGHSHADSPEREQVDVQCAEITHIKPAENQEERRCMPELESLRDNPDLTLVYYRLQ; encoded by the exons atgCTGTTTTCTCAGAGAAAAAAACTGAAGGTGACGCTGCTGCATCTCTTCG ATGTTCTGTCCAAACCTCAGGTCACGGTCCATGATAACATCTCCTGTAGCGTGGTGTGTTCTATGGAGAACGGGAGAGAGGTGACCCTGTCCTGGTACAAAGGAGGGGAGATACTCAACCAGACCAGCAGCCCTGACCACAACATCaccctctctatacctctcaaGGTGGATGAACAGAACAGAGACTCTTACAGATGTGAGGCTACCAACCCAGTCAGCAAGGAGACAGCCGTTGTTCCACATTCCTGTATAGAGAGTGATCCCTTTAAGGTGACAG ATGGTGATGAGAGGACTCGAGATTGTCTTATTATTGCTATAATCTGTGTTTTGGTGGCTTCAGGACTTGTTGGACTTGCAATATATCTGAAGAAGAGGAGAAACGGGCACTCACATGCAG ATTCACCTGAAAGAGAGCAAGTTGACGTTCAGTGTGCAGAGATAACTCACATTAAACCAGCAGAAAACCAG gAGGAACGAAGATGTATGCCAGAACTGGAGTCACTTAGAGACAACCCTGACCTGACATTAGTTTATTATAGACTCCAGTAA
- the LOC110534349 gene encoding leucine-rich repeats and immunoglobulin-like domains protein 1 isoform X1, giving the protein MLFSQRKKLKVTLLHLFVLCSAQHSAQPETRQVNGIVGTFFYFPERVLNSGNLLNQDLGSIAQVHPGKQSNTNLEKRFKNRLHWNNVTGVFTLSDLQIDDSGVYTVENTDEGKTKHTFQLTVYYVLSKPQVTVHDNISCSVVCSMENGREVTLSWYKGGEILNQTSSPDHNITLSIPLKVDEQNRDSYRCEATNPVSKETAVVPHSCIESDPFKVTDGDERTRDCLIIAIICVLVASGLVGLAIYLKKRRNGHSHADSPEREQVDVQCAEITHIKPAENQEERRCMPELESLRDNPDLTLVYYRLQ; this is encoded by the exons atgCTGTTTTCTCAGAGAAAAAAACTGAAGGTGACGCTGCTGCATCTCTTCG TACTCTGCTCAGCCCAGCATTCAGCCCAACCTGAGACTCGGCAGGTGAATGGAATTGTGGGAACGTTTTTCTATTTTCCAGAAAGGGTGTTGAACTCTGGCAATTTACTTAATCAAGACCTTGGCAGTATTGCACAGGTGCACCCTGGTAAACAAAGTAATACCAACCTTGAGAAGAGATTTAAAAACCGCCTTCACTGGAACAATGTTACTGGAGTCTTCACTTTGTCAGACCTACAAATAGATGATTCTGGGGTTTATACTGTGGAGAATACAGATGAAGGGAAGACAAAACATACATTTCAGCTGACTGtgtact ATGTTCTGTCCAAACCTCAGGTCACGGTCCATGATAACATCTCCTGTAGCGTGGTGTGTTCTATGGAGAACGGGAGAGAGGTGACCCTGTCCTGGTACAAAGGAGGGGAGATACTCAACCAGACCAGCAGCCCTGACCACAACATCaccctctctatacctctcaaGGTGGATGAACAGAACAGAGACTCTTACAGATGTGAGGCTACCAACCCAGTCAGCAAGGAGACAGCCGTTGTTCCACATTCCTGTATAGAGAGTGATCCCTTTAAGGTGACAG ATGGTGATGAGAGGACTCGAGATTGTCTTATTATTGCTATAATCTGTGTTTTGGTGGCTTCAGGACTTGTTGGACTTGCAATATATCTGAAGAAGAGGAGAAACGGGCACTCACATGCAG ATTCACCTGAAAGAGAGCAAGTTGACGTTCAGTGTGCAGAGATAACTCACATTAAACCAGCAGAAAACCAG gAGGAACGAAGATGTATGCCAGAACTGGAGTCACTTAGAGACAACCCTGACCTGACATTAGTTTATTATAGACTCCAGTAA